One segment of Capnocytophaga sp. oral taxon 878 DNA contains the following:
- a CDS encoding DKNYY domain-containing protein, with product MKHFLLLTSLFLFASHSYAQKQIVDAKKVEQLTMQQDPNDPCRYVKGYIVNKDYIIYQNCNQRIILPADTATFELQNEDFALDKNGVYYQGKFFSVDTTGFKIIGEKEVQNEDEKVIIWRTNQKVFFGQEPVKVAHPATFEEVFFCYFKDKEFIYYWDKKIEGSDSQSIITCGDVSAIADKNHTYYKGKILSYKGEPVTLINNVLFKTSHHVLGLTLDSGDDTPTWEELPNIDVASLKRLSDSYAIDKNAVFFNDSQMSIKKEDFANLRIFEEPYVYRFITDGKAIYKGGSKTKYHLPTFGIFTNTSEELCYDKNGVYKDEEKLPFKYTDSPLLGKNLFLIKKIVVYKQQAYNIDYDSKKFYPHVTPEMLEEFKYGKKQAITIRYGKLQPKFNIHTLPLRESYLSTDDEYLYYLHERLIKKQNLELLAIYKGYDSQDDDVKYHLFKNVEGYWLAQLKNRNSKICFLGTKLNKFKL from the coding sequence ATGAAACATTTTCTATTACTTACATCACTTTTTTTGTTTGCCTCACATAGTTACGCTCAAAAACAAATAGTCGATGCAAAAAAAGTAGAACAGCTTACAATGCAACAAGATCCTAATGATCCTTGTCGTTATGTGAAAGGTTATATTGTAAATAAGGACTATATCATCTATCAAAATTGTAACCAGCGTATTATTCTACCTGCCGATACAGCTACCTTCGAGCTGCAAAATGAAGACTTTGCTTTAGATAAAAATGGGGTATATTATCAGGGAAAGTTCTTTTCGGTAGATACTACTGGTTTCAAAATAATAGGCGAAAAAGAGGTTCAGAATGAGGATGAAAAGGTGATTATTTGGCGCACTAACCAAAAAGTATTCTTCGGACAAGAACCTGTAAAGGTAGCTCACCCTGCTACGTTTGAAGAGGTATTCTTTTGCTATTTCAAAGATAAAGAATTTATCTACTATTGGGACAAAAAAATAGAAGGATCCGATAGCCAATCCATTATAACATGTGGTGATGTCTCTGCTATTGCCGATAAGAATCATACTTATTACAAAGGTAAAATACTAAGCTACAAAGGTGAACCTGTTACCCTTATCAACAATGTGCTTTTCAAAACTTCACATCACGTACTAGGCTTAACTCTTGATAGTGGAGACGATACCCCTACATGGGAAGAACTTCCTAATATAGATGTTGCCTCTCTAAAAAGGCTGTCTGATAGTTATGCAATTGATAAAAATGCTGTATTCTTCAATGATAGCCAAATGTCTATCAAAAAAGAAGATTTTGCTAATCTTCGCATTTTTGAAGAACCTTATGTCTATCGCTTTATTACTGATGGTAAGGCAATCTATAAAGGGGGAAGCAAAACTAAATACCATTTGCCTACCTTTGGTATTTTCACTAATACTAGTGAGGAATTATGCTACGACAAAAATGGTGTTTATAAAGATGAAGAAAAACTTCCTTTTAAATATACTGATTCCCCTCTATTAGGTAAAAATCTTTTTTTAATAAAGAAAATAGTTGTCTATAAACAACAAGCCTATAACATAGATTATGACAGTAAAAAGTTTTATCCTCATGTAACCCCCGAAATGTTAGAAGAGTTCAAATATGGAAAAAAACAAGCTATTACTATACGTTATGGCAAACTACAACCTAAATTTAATATTCATACCTTACCTCTTCGAGAATCTTACTTGAGTACTGATGATGAATACTTATACTATTTACACGAACGACTTATCAAAAAACAAAATCTTGAACTATTAGCCATCTATAAAGGCTATGACAGCCAAGATGATGACGTAAAATACCATCTTTTTAAAAATGTAGAAGGCTATTGGTTAGCACAACTAAAAAATCGTAATAGCAAAATCTGTTTTTTAGGTACTAAACTTAACAAATTCAAATTATAA